CACAAGCATGGGGATGATGATTTTACAGCACCCGATTCTTATGTGCGACTCCTGGTTTTTGATAAAGAATTTCTAATTGAAAACAATTTAGCTGATGATGCGGAATTATTGGATGAGAAATATGGCCAGACCATGTATGCATCAGGAAAAATCCCTGTCAGCGAAGTAACGATTCTACGTCGTAGAAAGGATTTGCCAGTAGACCGAAGGAGAAAAATATGAAATCAGTTATTTTTACAATAAAAAGCAACCAATCACTAAGAATTGGTGAGGTGCTTCAAGCAGAACTCTTTGAATGTTACAGCGTTTCCGCTAAGGATGCAGGATTAAAGCCATCTGCAGACTCTCTTATTTCGAATTTCCATTCTGTTCAGTTTGGGGTCAAAGAGAAGTCTAGTTTAGGGTTCCGTCTATCTTTTGATGGTCAAGCTTATCAGGTATCTGTTCCAGATTTGGCGACAGCTTCTGACTGGACTGGGGCCTTGATGTTCTTGAAAACCTTGCTCATTCTCTTAGATGTAACTGTATGTGAACATGATGGTGTGGCGTATGATAAAGATTCTATTATAGAATTTCATTTCACAGATATTTTCTTATCAGCTCTTTCAGAATTGACTAAGGAAGTAAAAGTCCATCCCATCGTGGAAATTATGGGAGTGAAACGTCCTATTTACATCAATGAACTCTACCTAGGGCAGATTATCCATGTGCCGGACGAGCAACTCTTAAATAGTTATGACCAGCGTTTGCGCTTTACCCAACAGCTAAATGCATATTACTCTGAGCAGCAAGTTTTTAAAGTAGAGCAGGATGGTGAGGATATCATTATCCCTATCAATTATCTAAATAGTGAAGGACGAACAATCTTACCGGCTCAACCAGAGCTAGAACCTCAATATTTACAAGAGTATCGAGGAAGTAAGGTTGCAGTTGCACGACTATTTATCATGACAGCCGATGGGGAAAAACTAGCCGAGGTTCCTTATCGACAGTTCTTAGAGTCGTTGACCGAGGGTATCTATATGCTGGATGCCAAATACGTTCTTGTAGACCCAATTTCTCCTGAAATGTTGCAGAAGTTATCACAAAATTAACATTCTAAGAAACTTATTAGTCCGTTCATGAAAAGTTTACCATCTGATAGTTTTTTCAGATGGTTTTCTTTTTCCTTAAGTTCCCCATTTTATTTTTTCTGTATTTATTTTATGCTATAATAAGACAAAGTTTTAATACCATTATTCAACAATAGACTAAGTAAATACCCAGAAATAGGCAGAATAAACCAATGGAGTAACTAAATGAAAAAATTTGAAATACCAGAGCCTAAAGATTATCAAAATTTTGTAAAAGACTATCGTGAAATAATGAAGGAAGGGAAAGAAGCAGAAGCATTTCTTGGAGACGATATTAGGTATCGTTTTCAACAACGCAACTCAATGATAACAGAATACACTGATATTCAGGTGTTGATGGAATATTGTTTATTCCCTCTATATGTAGAAGGTGATAAAGATATAGAGAAAAGGACATTTGAGATATTAAAAGAGTTCTCTTTAAGTATTGATGAAAAGAAAATATGGCAAGTTACGGAATATTTATTGCTTCAAGATTTCATTCTGGCGGAATATAAACCCCTTCCTTTTGAAATTGATACAAGAAAATTAGTTCCTCTTATACTTGATACAATAGAAAAACTTCCTAACGAGTTAAAAACTAGTGGATATTATGCTCGATTAATTGGAAATATTAAATCAATTCCTTCTTTCAAGTATTATGAGGTGGAAAAGGTAGAGAAGATTCTCAAGGAATTCAAGGAAAAATACTACAATCCCCCTAAGGTAGTAGAAACCATTAAAACAGTTGAGGAAATTGTACTAGACGTTACGAGTATCGATGCGATGGGTGTTTCAGATGACCATCTAGAGTTGTTGTTGATTGATGAAAACAAATGGATAGAGTCATTAGAAGAAGAACATCTGTTGAAACTTCAAGAAAAACTAAATAACTACATCTACTTCCTCGAAAGCAAGCAGTATGTGGAGCGATATGGTGATAAGTTTGATAAAAAAGTCATCCATATCAGATTCCAGTATTCTCCATCAGACAACGGTCTAGCATTCCTCGCAGTGGTTCAGAAGGTGTTACAACCTACTGATATGAGCTTGAAGGTAGAATTACCGGAGTAATAAAAGGAGCGGAAACGATGCTAGCTATTTGTATAGATTCTATAGGTGACAAGTCAGGGACCTATAAGTTGTTAAGAAATTATTCATCCTTGCCTTTCTCTTTAATCCAATCCAGAATAAAAGATCATGACACGGTAATAGAAGTAGACATGTTAGATTTGGACGAATTGAAAAAGGTTAGAGCCCTCATCCATGAGTTGAGTGCCATTGGAACGAAGGTTACGATGAGAGATTCGACTGGTATTATCACCTTAGAATTTTTAAATAATATTATTTCTACCTTCGAAGAGATTGCGGCTGAAAGAGAAGAACTGGATGCTCTGATGTTTGAGGAGGAAGAGTGATTGTCACCTTTTCCAGTGAATCATACATTCCCAAGTTTGTTTTTAGTAATAAAAGGAAAATCAATGAAAGATAATAAAAATTTATTGCGCTTCCTACAGGAGTTGATAGACGATCTTGTAGATCGTATCAGTGAGAAAGAATATCAGGAGTTTGTCCTTGATTCCTTAAAACTTTCCAAACAGGAGCTTGATAAAGAGAGTGATTTTTGCCCAGATATTTTATATAATCGACTGGAAAATATAGACGAGCAGGATATCTTGACATTTCAGGTGTTGGATAAGAAAACCAATCCACTAGTATGGAACTGTATCGCTAATTTCTTTGTCCTAGTTTGTCACTATTCATATATTGCTTCGGAAGAAATCTACCTACCACAAACGATTGAAAGTGTTGACGAGGACATACTTGAGGTTCTTTCTTTAAATTACAAACAAATCCTAGCTGAAAATAGGGAACTTATTTCACAAATAACTGGACCAGAAATAGAAGGATACTTAAAGGATGAGCTCGTTAAAAACTACTTTGGTTCACTATTTTTATCTGATGAGAATGAATAGGCTATTCGTTCAAGTATAGATCAGGAGAGGATATGCTTACGAATTATTTTATGTTGATTTTTGCTGAGGCAATTGCAAATCGTATGGAAACACAATACACTTCTCACATTCGAACCGCCTTGGATGCATGTTGGAGTTTTTTGGAGAATAGAAATAAAAAGGGAGAGGAACTTTATCGCCTTTTAGATGATGGGACAGACTTCAGCGGAATATTT
This window of the Streptococcus sp. D7B5 genome carries:
- a CDS encoding DUF4299 family protein — its product is MKSVIFTIKSNQSLRIGEVLQAELFECYSVSAKDAGLKPSADSLISNFHSVQFGVKEKSSLGFRLSFDGQAYQVSVPDLATASDWTGALMFLKTLLILLDVTVCEHDGVAYDKDSIIEFHFTDIFLSALSELTKEVKVHPIVEIMGVKRPIYINELYLGQIIHVPDEQLLNSYDQRLRFTQQLNAYYSEQQVFKVEQDGEDIIIPINYLNSEGRTILPAQPELEPQYLQEYRGSKVAVARLFIMTADGEKLAEVPYRQFLESLTEGIYMLDAKYVLVDPISPEMLQKLSQN
- a CDS encoding NAD glycohydrolase inhibitor, translating into MKKFEIPEPKDYQNFVKDYREIMKEGKEAEAFLGDDIRYRFQQRNSMITEYTDIQVLMEYCLFPLYVEGDKDIEKRTFEILKEFSLSIDEKKIWQVTEYLLLQDFILAEYKPLPFEIDTRKLVPLILDTIEKLPNELKTSGYYARLIGNIKSIPSFKYYEVEKVEKILKEFKEKYYNPPKVVETIKTVEEIVLDVTSIDAMGVSDDHLELLLIDENKWIESLEEEHLLKLQEKLNNYIYFLESKQYVERYGDKFDKKVIHIRFQYSPSDNGLAFLAVVQKVLQPTDMSLKVELPE
- a CDS encoding Imm6 family immunity protein; amino-acid sequence: MKDNKNLLRFLQELIDDLVDRISEKEYQEFVLDSLKLSKQELDKESDFCPDILYNRLENIDEQDILTFQVLDKKTNPLVWNCIANFFVLVCHYSYIASEEIYLPQTIESVDEDILEVLSLNYKQILAENRELISQITGPEIEGYLKDELVKNYFGSLFLSDENE